A stretch of Telopea speciosissima isolate NSW1024214 ecotype Mountain lineage chromosome 11, Tspe_v1, whole genome shotgun sequence DNA encodes these proteins:
- the LOC122645602 gene encoding major allergen Pru ar 1-like isoform X1, which yields MGMTTINNEFNCPIPPARIFKAAVLDAHNLLPKILPDKIKSIQIHGDGGAGSIKQINLADDGPFDFIKHRIEEVDEHNFKCKFTLIEGAVIGEKIEKVVDTVQFVASADGGSICKTTSEFYTIGDYKMGEDEIQMGKDMATGTFKMVVEYLCKNPDAYA from the exons ATGGGGATGACCACCATAAACAACGAGTTCAATTGCCCAATCCCACCTGCTAGGATTTTCAAGGCTGCAGTCCTTGATGCGCACAATTTACTTCCCAAGATCCTTCCTGACAAGATTAAAAGCATTCAAATTCATGGAGATGGTGGAGCTGGATCCATCAAACAGATCAACTTGGCTGATG ATGGCCCTTTTGACTTCATCAAGCATCGGATTGAAGAAGTTGACGAACATAATTTTAAGTGCAAATTTACTCTGATCGAAGGTGCTGTTATAGGGGAAAAGATTGAAAAGGTTGTTGATACTGTTCAGTTCGTGGCCTCTGCAGACGGGGGATCCATCTGTAAGACTACTTCTGAGTTTTACACTATTGGTGACTATAAGATGGGTGAAGATGAAATCCAGATGGGTAAGGATATGGCCACTGGGACGTTCAAGATGGTGGTAGAATACCTCTGCAAGAACCCAGATGCCTATGCTTAA
- the LOC122645603 gene encoding major allergen Pru ar 1-like, which produces MGVTTINNEFNCPIPPARIFKAAVLDAHNLLPKILPDKIKSIQIHGDGGAGSIKQINLADDGPFDFIKHRIEEVDETNFKCKFTLIEGAVIGEKIEKVVDTVQFIASADGGSICKTTSEFYTIGDYKMGEDEIQMGKDMATGTFKMVEEYLCKNPDAYA; this is translated from the exons ATGGGGGTGACCACCATTAACAACGAGTTCAATTGCCCAATCCCACCTGCTAGGATTTTCAAGGCTGCAGTCCTTGATGCCCACAACTTACTTCCCAAGATCCTTCCTGACAAGATTAAAAGCATTCAAATTCATGGTGATGGTGGAGCTGGATCTATCAAACAGATCAACTTGGCTGATG ATGGTCCTTTTGACTTCATCAAGCATCGGATTGAAGAAGTTGACGAAACGAATTTTAAGTGCAAGTTTACGTTGATCGAAGGTGCTGTGATAGGGGAAAAGATTGAAAAGGTTGTCGATACAGTTCAGTTCATAGCCTCTGCAGACGGGGGATCCATCTGTAAGACTACTTCTGAGTTTTACACAATTGGTGACTATAAGATGGGTGAAGATGAGATCCAGATGGGTAAGGACATGGCCACCGGGACCTTCAAGATGGTGGAAGAATACCTCTGCAAGAACCCAGATGCTTATGCTTAA